The genomic DNA GAGAGTGCAAAAATTAGATATAAGCCCGCTTCAATCGAGTTTTTTAAATTCTCTTGCTCTTCGAATTGAGAAAGAAATTCATAGGTTGATGTTGCAGCTTTATAGTTTTTGTCTGCAAGAACCATCTCTTTAATATTTCCTGTAAATTAGGTTATTGATATTTTACAAGTTTCATGGCGAATGCCGATTTATTTGTGGGGATTTCATCGAAAGCTTAAAAAGCGGTGTCATGACAACTAAATTCTTGATCAAACCTTAGTCAGGTCTATTATTGAAACCACAGTCACAATATGGCATATATTTCAGAGTGCTATACAAATAACTTCAGAAAATCTTTATGATCACCTATCCTGCTGCAGTTCCTTCGCGTAGTGCATCAACCTTGGGAAAAAGTCTAGAAAATCCTGTTCTAAATCATCATAATGCTGCATCATCTCCTGCCCTGCAGTTGCCAAACAGGTTGGACGCTTAAATCGTCGGGCTACGCGTGCAAAGGTACGATCGACCCCAGCCATAGTGCGGCAGTCGCCCAGCCAGTTTTGCTGAATCATCGTCGGCAATGCCCGCTGCAGCGATTCCGGGAGGCGATCGCGATCGCGCCATAGGAGTTGATAGATATCGTCAATAAATTGATCGAGGCTGTTGGTATAGAACTGATGCCAGTTGCGCGCTAGAAAATGATCGTAACTGATATCAATAATGATGCCGGCTAGCCGACGGTAAGGTGGCTGCAGGCGCTGACGGCTGCGGCAGTGGACGGGATGGCGATCGGTGAATTGGTCAATATCCCGATGGGTTTGAATGCCTTGGAGGATGACAGGGCTATAGCGATCGCTGTGGTTGGCAAGGCAGCCTTTAACAAAATCACCGAGGAGGTTGCCCAGGCGCGCATCATCGGAAGGGTGGGCTAGTCGCAAGTGGGCTAGGTGGTTCATGCTTCTAGGGTAGCCTTTGCAGCAAATCATAGCCTCAA from Candidatus Obscuribacterales bacterium includes the following:
- a CDS encoding ACP phosphodiesterase, translating into MNHLAHLRLAHPSDDARLGNLLGDFVKGCLANHSDRYSPVILQGIQTHRDIDQFTDRHPVHCRSRQRLQPPYRRLAGIIIDISYDHFLARNWHQFYTNSLDQFIDDIYQLLWRDRDRLPESLQRALPTMIQQNWLGDCRTMAGVDRTFARVARRFKRPTCLATAGQEMMQHYDDLEQDFLDFFPRLMHYAKELQQDR